In a single window of the Pirellulales bacterium genome:
- the rpsE gene encoding 30S ribosomal protein S5 — MSNDTSRSGELVEKVIRIRRCAAVVKGGRRFSFNGMVVVGNGRGKVGCGYGKANEVPPAVEKAIKDGSRAMMEVPLEGSTIAHPVLGHFGASDVILLPASPGTGVIAGAAVRAVCEAAGIHDVLTKTYGSTNPINVVKATLDALSKLRTPVEVQRLRGVTLP; from the coding sequence ATGTCCAACGATACTTCCCGTTCCGGCGAATTGGTCGAAAAAGTGATTCGGATTCGGCGTTGTGCGGCCGTGGTCAAAGGCGGTCGCCGCTTTAGCTTCAACGGCATGGTTGTGGTGGGCAACGGCCGGGGCAAAGTTGGCTGCGGCTACGGCAAAGCCAACGAAGTTCCTCCCGCCGTTGAAAAAGCCATTAAAGACGGCTCGCGCGCCATGATGGAAGTGCCCTTGGAAGGCAGCACGATTGCACATCCGGTGCTGGGGCACTTCGGCGCTTCGGATGTCATTTTGCTGCCGGCCAGCCCCGGTACCGGCGTCATCGCCGGCGCGGCGGTGCGTGCGGTTTGCGAAGCGGCCGGTATTCACGACGTATTGACGAAAACCTACGGCTCGACCAATCCCATCAACGTGGTCAAAGCCACGCTGGATGCGTTAAGTAAATTACGCACTCCCGTGGAAGTGCAACGCTTGCGCGGAGTCACCCTGCCATGA
- the rplR gene encoding 50S ribosomal protein L18, with the protein MNHEKQIGLQRKRRLWRVRKHIRGTKDRPRLCVVRSLKHTYAQVIDDTKGSTLASAATTEKALQGQVKYGGNKAAAEAIGRVIAERAIAAGIKQVCFDRGGAKYHGRVAALAESARKAGLSF; encoded by the coding sequence ATGAATCACGAAAAACAAATTGGCCTGCAGCGGAAGCGGCGCTTGTGGCGCGTGCGGAAACACATTCGCGGCACGAAAGATCGACCTCGCCTGTGCGTCGTTCGAAGTTTGAAGCACACCTACGCGCAAGTCATCGACGATACCAAGGGCAGCACGTTAGCCTCGGCGGCCACGACAGAAAAAGCCCTGCAAGGGCAAGTCAAATACGGCGGCAACAAGGCGGCCGCCGAAGCTATTGGCCGCGTGATTGCGGAACGGGCCATTGCGGCGGGAATTAAGCAAGTGTGCTTCGACCGGGGCGGCGCCAAGTATCATGGCCGCGTCGCCGCCTTGGCCGAATCGGCACGCAAAGCAGGATTGAGTTTTTGA
- the rplF gene encoding 50S ribosomal protein L6 — protein sequence MSRIGKIPVPVPDKVKVAVSAGEVAVEGPLGKLKQSFLPLVDVKFDDAAKRLVVSRKNDGHQAKAVHGLTRALLRNMVEGVTKGYEKKLEIVGVGYLATVQKNQLQLRVGFANEVNLPIPTGLTVTCPDQTHIVIKGVDKQALGQFAAEVRAVRKPEPYKGKGIRYDGEQVRRKAGKAVTK from the coding sequence ATGTCCCGTATTGGAAAAATTCCCGTGCCCGTGCCCGATAAGGTGAAAGTCGCCGTCAGCGCAGGCGAAGTCGCCGTGGAAGGGCCATTGGGCAAACTCAAGCAGTCGTTTTTGCCGCTGGTCGACGTCAAATTTGACGATGCGGCCAAGCGGCTGGTGGTGAGCCGCAAAAACGACGGCCATCAGGCCAAAGCCGTGCATGGCCTCACTCGGGCTTTGCTGCGGAACATGGTCGAGGGTGTCACCAAAGGCTACGAAAAAAAGCTGGAAATTGTCGGGGTGGGTTACTTGGCTACGGTGCAAAAAAATCAGTTGCAACTTCGCGTGGGATTTGCCAACGAAGTGAATTTGCCAATTCCCACCGGCTTAACCGTCACTTGCCCGGACCAAACGCACATCGTCATTAAAGGGGTCGACAAGCAGGCCTTGGGGCAATTTGCCGCCGAAGTGCGGGCGGTGCGCAAGCCGGAACCGTACAAGGGCAAGGGCATTCGTTATGACGGCGAACAAGTGCGGCGCAAGGCGGGCAAGGCGGTTACGAAATAG
- the rpsH gene encoding 30S ribosomal protein S8, whose amino-acid sequence MMTDPIADMLTRIRNAIRVERLTVDMPTSKVKRGVAEVLKREGYIWDWKEVETQPANQLRIELKYGPNGERVIRHMKRVSKPGRRIYSGAAKLKPVLSGLGISIISTSRGVVSDREARQRKLGGEVLCELW is encoded by the coding sequence ATGATGACCGACCCCATTGCCGATATGCTTACCCGCATCCGTAACGCCATCCGCGTGGAGCGCCTCACGGTCGATATGCCCACTTCCAAAGTGAAGCGGGGCGTGGCCGAGGTGCTGAAGCGCGAAGGTTACATTTGGGACTGGAAGGAAGTCGAGACGCAGCCGGCCAATCAGTTGCGCATTGAATTGAAATATGGACCCAACGGAGAGCGCGTGATCCGGCACATGAAGCGCGTCAGCAAACCCGGCCGGCGAATTTATTCCGGCGCCGCCAAGCTGAAACCGGTGCTCAGCGGACTGGGCATTTCGATCATTAGCACCAGCCGCGGCGTGGTCAGCGATCGAGAAGCCCGGCAACGGAAACTCGGCGGTGAAGTGTTATGCGAATTGTGGTAA
- a CDS encoding type Z 30S ribosomal protein S14: protein MASTSKIAKAKQKPKFSTKLRRRCQLCGRPRAVYRKFGLCRICFRKLADQGMIPGVRKASW from the coding sequence ATGGCAAGCACTTCCAAAATCGCAAAAGCGAAACAGAAGCCCAAGTTTTCCACCAAGCTACGGCGGCGCTGCCAGTTGTGCGGCCGTCCCCGGGCGGTGTATCGGAAGTTCGGCCTGTGCCGGATTTGTTTCCGGAAGCTGGCCGATCAAGGCATGATTCCCGGCGTGAGAAAGGCAAGCTGGTAA
- the rplE gene encoding 50S ribosomal protein L5, translating into MAKKDKKAAAEETAPSGPPPTPRLLEKYEKEVLPGLGGKLGRKNPMSLPRLKKIVVNMGVGSAVAEKKNLEDAVAAMTQITGQKPLVTKARKAISGFKLREGLQIGCKVTLRGARMYEFLDRLVSLALPRVRDFRGLDPNSFDGQGNYSLGLSEQLVFPELNPDKFTRVQGMNVTIVISGHRNDESRELLRALGFPFKVEEKATKDKKGAA; encoded by the coding sequence ATGGCCAAGAAAGATAAAAAAGCGGCCGCCGAGGAAACCGCTCCCAGTGGGCCGCCTCCCACGCCGCGCCTATTGGAAAAGTACGAAAAGGAAGTGCTGCCGGGGCTGGGTGGCAAATTGGGCCGCAAAAATCCCATGTCGCTGCCACGGTTGAAAAAAATTGTGGTGAACATGGGCGTGGGAAGCGCTGTCGCGGAAAAAAAGAACTTGGAAGACGCTGTGGCCGCCATGACGCAAATCACCGGTCAAAAGCCGTTGGTCACCAAGGCCCGCAAGGCAATTTCGGGTTTCAAACTGCGTGAAGGACTGCAAATTGGCTGCAAAGTAACGCTGCGGGGCGCGCGGATGTACGAATTTTTGGACCGGCTCGTGTCGCTGGCCTTGCCCCGGGTGCGCGACTTTCGCGGCCTGGATCCGAACTCGTTCGACGGCCAAGGCAATTACAGTTTGGGCTTGTCGGAACAGTTGGTGTTCCCCGAGCTCAATCCCGACAAATTTACGCGCGTGCAGGGCATGAACGTAACCATCGTGATTTCCGGCCACCGCAATGACGAATCTCGCGAGTTGTTGCGGGCGTTGGGCTTCCCGTTCAAAGTTGAAGAAAAGGCCACCAAGGACAAAAAAGGCGCGGCGTGA
- the rplX gene encoding 50S ribosomal protein L24, whose protein sequence is MHIRQDDIVQVIAGEERGVRGKVLLVSPKLGKITIEGVNRVYKHMKRSQKNPQGGRLSKEMPVDISNVMLVDPNTDKPTRVGVRVAKDGSRERYSKRSGASLGAISAIRKESGKKRK, encoded by the coding sequence ATGCACATCCGACAAGACGATATCGTACAAGTCATCGCCGGCGAAGAACGGGGCGTGCGCGGCAAAGTGCTGCTGGTCTCGCCCAAACTGGGCAAAATAACGATCGAAGGGGTGAATCGGGTTTACAAGCACATGAAGCGCAGCCAAAAGAATCCGCAAGGAGGCCGGCTGTCGAAGGAAATGCCGGTCGATATTTCCAACGTGATGCTCGTCGACCCGAATACCGACAAACCCACCCGCGTGGGCGTGCGTGTGGCGAAAGACGGTAGCCGCGAACGTTATTCCAAGCGGAGCGGGGCCTCGCTGGGAGCCATTAGCGCCATTCGGAAAGAAAGCGGAAAGAAACGGAAATAA
- the rplN gene encoding 50S ribosomal protein L14 yields the protein MIQMQTRLNVADNTGAREVMCFKVLGGSRRRYAGLGDVVVCSVKSVIAGSEIKKKAVVQGVVVRCKRPTRRTDGSYVKFDSNAVVLIDAEKNPRGTRIFGAVARELRDRNFMKIVSLASEVV from the coding sequence ATGATCCAAATGCAAACCAGGCTGAACGTCGCCGATAACACCGGCGCCCGCGAAGTCATGTGCTTCAAGGTGCTTGGCGGCAGTCGACGGCGCTATGCCGGGCTGGGCGATGTAGTGGTCTGCAGCGTGAAAAGCGTGATCGCCGGCAGCGAAATCAAGAAAAAAGCGGTGGTGCAAGGCGTGGTGGTGCGTTGCAAAAGGCCGACTCGTCGCACCGACGGCAGTTACGTGAAGTTCGACAGCAACGCCGTGGTGCTGATCGATGCGGAAAAAAATCCCCGGGGCACGCGCATTTTCGGCGCCGTGGCCCGAGAGTTGCGCGATCGGAATTTCATGAAGATTGTAAGCTTAGCCAGCGAAGTGGTGTAA
- the rpsQ gene encoding 30S ribosomal protein S17: protein MPKRLEIGVVVKDKAAKTRRVEIPRLVRHAKYGKILHRKTVCHVHDENNESHEGDTVEIRECPPKSRLKRWELVRVVAKSQAVDLAAMRAAAKMDEEAGIK, encoded by the coding sequence ATGCCCAAGCGATTAGAAATTGGCGTCGTAGTAAAAGATAAAGCGGCGAAGACGCGGCGCGTGGAAATTCCTCGTCTGGTGCGTCACGCCAAGTACGGCAAAATTTTGCATCGCAAAACCGTGTGCCACGTGCATGACGAAAACAACGAATCGCACGAGGGCGACACGGTGGAAATTCGCGAGTGCCCGCCAAAATCGCGACTGAAGCGTTGGGAACTGGTGCGGGTGGTGGCCAAGAGCCAGGCGGTTGATTTGGCGGCCATGCGAGCAGCGGCCAAAATGGATGAAGAAGCAGGAATCAAGTGA
- the rpmC gene encoding 50S ribosomal protein L29: MAKAKELRDMSDEQIHLTWKEASENLFRLRIQAQTEKLDAPTELKKHRRLIARCQTILNERTRATKQKS; this comes from the coding sequence ATGGCCAAAGCCAAAGAACTTCGCGACATGAGCGACGAACAGATTCACCTGACTTGGAAGGAAGCTTCCGAGAATTTGTTCCGGCTGCGCATTCAGGCCCAGACTGAAAAGTTGGATGCGCCCACCGAATTGAAAAAACACCGGCGGCTGATCGCCCGGTGCCAAACCATCCTCAACGAGCGGACTCGGGCCACCAAGCAAAAATCGTAG
- the rplP gene encoding 50S ribosomal protein L16, with translation MAMMPKRVKFRKSQRGRIKGEATRGNRVSFGEYALQAAQGGWLSAQTIEAGRVAAQQYMRNEGRLYVRVFPHKSVTSIPLETRMGKGKGEPEFWAAVVKPGTILYEVGGLSEEAARMCFARLAHKMPVKVRFLKRRAM, from the coding sequence ATGGCGATGATGCCCAAGAGGGTCAAGTTCCGAAAAAGCCAAAGAGGGCGTATAAAAGGTGAAGCCACGCGGGGCAACCGCGTGAGTTTCGGCGAATACGCTTTGCAAGCGGCCCAAGGGGGTTGGCTCAGTGCGCAAACCATCGAGGCCGGTCGTGTCGCTGCGCAGCAGTACATGCGCAACGAAGGACGGTTGTACGTACGCGTGTTTCCGCACAAATCGGTCACCAGCATTCCCTTGGAAACCCGCATGGGCAAAGGCAAGGGCGAACCGGAATTTTGGGCAGCGGTGGTGAAGCCGGGCACCATTTTGTACGAAGTGGGCGGATTGTCGGAGGAAGCAGCCCGGATGTGCTTTGCCCGGCTGGCCCACAAAATGCCGGTTAAGGTTCGATTTTTGAAGCGTCGGGCAATGTGA
- the rpsC gene encoding 30S ribosomal protein S3 codes for MGQKVNPVAFRTGIMEGWKSRWYASKQEFRDLLLEDFKVRKFVKEKYNFAAIPKVEIERTRDEVKIVLHTARPGVIIGRKGQEVEKLQEELQNLIGRRVNIKIEEITRPEIFAQLVAEDISEQLAKRASFRRTMKRAIDTSMEAGAKGIKVQLAGRLGGAEMARREKAIAGSMPLSTLRAKIDYGFTEAKTPQGHIGVQVWINQGMYEDQVHGDDAQEGQVPKKPKRAYKR; via the coding sequence ATGGGTCAAAAAGTTAATCCTGTTGCGTTTCGCACCGGCATTATGGAAGGCTGGAAAAGCCGCTGGTACGCCTCCAAGCAGGAATTTCGCGACCTGCTGTTGGAAGATTTCAAAGTTCGTAAGTTTGTCAAGGAAAAATACAATTTCGCCGCCATACCGAAGGTGGAAATTGAACGGACCCGGGACGAAGTCAAAATTGTGTTGCACACGGCGCGGCCGGGTGTGATTATCGGCCGCAAAGGGCAGGAAGTGGAAAAGCTGCAGGAAGAATTACAAAACCTGATCGGCCGCCGCGTGAACATCAAAATCGAGGAAATTACCCGTCCGGAAATTTTCGCACAGTTGGTGGCCGAAGATATTTCCGAGCAATTAGCCAAGCGGGCCAGCTTCCGTCGCACGATGAAACGGGCGATTGACACTTCGATGGAAGCCGGCGCCAAGGGAATCAAAGTGCAGTTGGCCGGTCGGTTGGGCGGCGCTGAAATGGCCCGCCGCGAAAAGGCCATTGCCGGCAGCATGCCGCTGTCGACGTTGCGTGCGAAAATTGATTACGGCTTCACCGAAGCTAAAACGCCGCAAGGCCACATCGGTGTGCAAGTGTGGATTAACCAAGGAATGTACGAGGACCAAGTTCATGGCGATGATGCCCAAGAGGGTCAAGTTCCGAAAAAGCCAAAGAGGGCGTATAAAAGGTGA
- the rplV gene encoding 50S ribosomal protein L22 has product MGYKATYRFARISARKVRPLANLVRGKFADDALDILKYMPHRGARMLEKVIKSALGNAEDQRASNVGSLVVKDCRIDGGPMFKRIRPRARGMAFMIRKRMAHISVELE; this is encoded by the coding sequence ATGGGATACAAAGCCACCTACCGATTTGCCCGCATCAGTGCCCGCAAGGTGCGCCCTTTGGCGAATTTGGTGCGGGGCAAGTTTGCCGACGATGCTTTGGACATTTTGAAGTACATGCCGCATCGCGGAGCCCGAATGTTGGAGAAGGTGATTAAAAGCGCACTGGGTAATGCGGAAGATCAGCGGGCCAGCAATGTCGGCAGTTTGGTCGTGAAAGATTGCCGCATCGATGGGGGGCCGATGTTCAAGCGCATTCGTCCCCGGGCGCGCGGCATGGCGTTTATGATTCGCAAGCGAATGGCGCACATTTCGGTGGAATTGGAATAA
- the rpsS gene encoding 30S ribosomal protein S19 produces the protein MGRSKKKGPFVDPNVFRKVEMMDSVNKKEPIKTWARACTIVPEFVGHTFMVHNGKLHVKVFITEDMVGHRLGEFSPTRTFRGHGGRIKKEAEAAAAAGGAPAVAPVGKG, from the coding sequence ATGGGACGCTCCAAAAAGAAAGGGCCGTTTGTCGATCCCAACGTCTTCCGCAAGGTGGAGATGATGGACTCGGTGAACAAAAAGGAGCCCATCAAAACCTGGGCCCGGGCTTGCACCATTGTGCCAGAGTTCGTGGGCCACACGTTCATGGTTCACAACGGCAAGTTGCACGTGAAGGTGTTTATTACCGAAGACATGGTCGGGCATCGACTCGGAGAATTTTCTCCCACGCGGACGTTCCGCGGCCACGGCGGCCGGATCAAGAAGGAAGCCGAGGCCGCAGCAGCAGCCGGCGGAGCGCCTGCCGTCGCGCCGGTGGGGAAAGGCTAA
- the rplB gene encoding 50S ribosomal protein L2, whose product MGIRRYKPTSPGRRGATVSDFAELTPGAMLPRALSIPKKQHGGRNNQGLITARHRGGGHKRRYRLIDFRREKDGVPAKVHSIQYDPNRSARIALLHFVDGEKRFILAPDGLQVGQDIMNGPDAPPKVGNCLPMRNIPLGLSIHNIELQPGRGARLCRSAGSSAVLMAREADWAQITLPSGEIRRVPSAGRATIGAIGNADHMNIQIGKAGRNRWKGWRPFVRGTAMNPIDHPHGGGEGRTKGGRHPVSPTGKSAKGGGTRKRRKPSNSALIRRRRSRRYGQIKIPL is encoded by the coding sequence ATGGGCATTCGCCGTTACAAACCGACTTCGCCTGGCCGCCGCGGCGCCACCGTCAGCGATTTTGCTGAACTCACGCCGGGCGCTATGCTGCCCCGCGCGCTCAGCATCCCGAAAAAGCAGCATGGCGGACGCAACAATCAGGGTTTGATTACCGCCCGGCATCGTGGCGGCGGCCACAAACGGCGCTACCGACTGATTGATTTCCGGCGCGAAAAAGACGGCGTGCCCGCCAAGGTGCATTCCATTCAATACGACCCCAATCGCAGCGCCCGCATTGCCCTGCTGCATTTTGTCGATGGCGAAAAACGATTCATCCTGGCGCCCGATGGTTTGCAAGTGGGCCAGGATATTATGAACGGGCCCGACGCTCCGCCCAAAGTCGGCAATTGCCTGCCGATGCGAAACATTCCGCTGGGGTTGTCGATTCACAACATTGAGCTGCAGCCGGGCCGCGGGGCGCGTTTGTGCCGCTCGGCCGGGTCCAGCGCCGTGCTGATGGCCCGCGAGGCGGATTGGGCGCAAATTACGCTGCCCAGCGGCGAAATTCGCCGGGTGCCGTCTGCGGGTCGGGCGACGATTGGCGCCATTGGCAACGCCGACCACATGAACATTCAAATTGGCAAGGCTGGACGTAACCGCTGGAAAGGCTGGCGGCCGTTTGTGCGCGGCACGGCCATGAACCCCATCGATCATCCCCACGGCGGTGGCGAAGGCCGCACCAAGGGAGGCCGGCATCCGGTTAGTCCCACGGGCAAAAGCGCCAAGGGGGGCGGCACTCGCAAGCGGCGTAAGCCTTCCAATTCCGCGCTCATTCGCCGGCGGCGTTCGCGGCGATACGGTCAAATCAAAATTCCATTGTAA
- the rplW gene encoding 50S ribosomal protein L23 codes for MTAEATSPEAAWLQNRGLLASHQIIVRPLVTEKGMHRSSRYNAYAFEVNKLATKAEVRKAVEELFNVKVLRVHIQNRKGKPRRARFRSGRTQDWKKAIVKLDPEHRINFF; via the coding sequence ATGACCGCTGAAGCCACATCACCGGAAGCAGCTTGGCTGCAAAATCGCGGGCTACTGGCGTCGCACCAAATTATTGTGCGCCCGCTGGTGACGGAAAAAGGGATGCACCGCTCCAGCCGTTATAACGCCTACGCTTTTGAAGTGAACAAGCTGGCCACCAAAGCCGAGGTGCGGAAGGCGGTGGAAGAATTATTCAACGTGAAAGTGTTGCGCGTGCACATTCAAAACCGTAAGGGAAAGCCACGGCGGGCGCGTTTTCGCAGCGGCCGCACCCAAGATTGGAAAAAGGCGATTGTGAAGTTGGACCCCGAACACCGAATTAATTTCTTTTAG
- the rplD gene encoding 50S ribosomal protein L4 — MPKLTIYDAKGASVGSVEIEPTDLAPRINKQLLHDAVVMYEANLRQGTFATKSRALVAGSTKKMYRQKGTGNARAGSRRSGIRRGGGHIFAKKPRDFGYRMPRKALQLATRMAVAAKIRDDQITLIDDLKFSAPKTRDMAAILKALKCHEHKSLLVATTAYDANLYKSVRNIAGVSLSPVAELNALTVLRPQRLLFTKAALEWIKEQAGKSSAEKSAEAKGKPSSDKPGAAKRPRKKSP, encoded by the coding sequence ATGCCAAAGCTAACCATCTACGATGCGAAGGGGGCCAGCGTGGGCTCGGTGGAAATCGAGCCGACCGATCTGGCTCCGCGCATCAACAAGCAATTGTTGCACGATGCCGTTGTGATGTACGAAGCCAACCTGCGGCAAGGCACATTCGCCACGAAAAGTCGGGCTTTGGTGGCGGGCTCGACGAAGAAAATGTATCGCCAAAAAGGGACCGGCAACGCCCGGGCCGGTTCGCGGCGGAGCGGTATTCGTCGTGGCGGCGGCCACATTTTTGCCAAAAAGCCGCGCGATTTCGGCTACCGCATGCCACGCAAGGCGTTGCAATTGGCCACGCGGATGGCCGTGGCGGCGAAAATTCGGGACGATCAAATCACCCTGATCGACGATTTGAAATTCAGCGCTCCCAAAACCCGCGACATGGCGGCCATTTTGAAAGCGTTGAAGTGCCACGAACATAAAAGCCTGCTGGTGGCCACCACCGCATATGACGCCAACTTGTACAAATCGGTTCGTAATATCGCCGGCGTCAGTTTGTCGCCGGTGGCGGAATTAAACGCCCTGACGGTGTTGCGGCCCCAGCGATTGCTGTTCACCAAAGCAGCGCTGGAATGGATTAAAGAGCAGGCCGGAAAATCGTCCGCCGAAAAATCGGCCGAAGCCAAGGGGAAGCCGTCCTCGGATAAGCCGGGCGCGGCCAAGCGACCCAGGAAGAAATCGCCATGA
- the rplC gene encoding 50S ribosomal protein L3, which translates to MAIGLLGRKVGMTQVFDEAGTAIPVTVIEAGPCPVLQLRTADRDGYEAVQIGFSDMPRRLAIRSRRGHVAKLDSARSKARAKAGVELPPKADCEPQRFVREFRGTSDELAVGQKLTVEIFEKVAAVDVTATSKGKGFQGAMKRHNFKGQRATHGVKKVHRHIGGTSGNTFPGRTFKGKKMAGQMGNVRQTSRNLKVVRVDKENNLLLVRGAVPGPNGGFVMVRQTNKL; encoded by the coding sequence ATGGCCATCGGATTACTCGGCCGCAAGGTCGGGATGACACAAGTGTTTGACGAAGCTGGGACGGCAATCCCGGTAACGGTCATCGAGGCCGGCCCTTGCCCCGTGCTCCAATTACGCACTGCCGACCGCGATGGTTATGAGGCGGTGCAAATCGGCTTCTCTGATATGCCGCGGCGTTTGGCCATTCGCAGCCGACGCGGCCACGTGGCCAAGTTAGACAGCGCTCGTTCCAAGGCCAGAGCGAAAGCTGGCGTGGAACTGCCGCCCAAGGCCGATTGCGAACCGCAACGTTTTGTGCGGGAATTTCGCGGGACGTCGGACGAGTTGGCCGTAGGTCAAAAGCTGACGGTGGAGATTTTTGAGAAGGTGGCTGCCGTCGACGTCACCGCCACAAGCAAAGGCAAGGGCTTTCAAGGCGCGATGAAGCGGCACAACTTCAAAGGGCAACGTGCCACCCACGGCGTGAAAAAAGTGCATCGCCATATTGGGGGCACCAGCGGCAACACTTTTCCAGGCCGCACGTTCAAAGGCAAAAAGATGGCCGGCCAGATGGGAAACGTCCGCCAAACCAGCCGCAATTTGAAAGTGGTGCGCGTCGACAAAGAAAACAATTTGCTGCTGGTGCGCGGCGCCGTGCCGGGCCCGAATGGCGGTTTTGTCATGGTACGCCAAACGAACAAGCTGTGA
- the rpsJ gene encoding 30S ribosomal protein S10 has protein sequence MAGHSHEIIRIRMEAYDHTVLDQSAAEIVDTAKRTNSEVHGPIPLPTRIERYTVLSSPHIDKKARQQYEIRTHKRVIDIVQATAKTIEALNKLSLPAGVDIKIKASSSR, from the coding sequence GTGGCCGGTCATTCGCACGAAATTATTCGCATCCGGATGGAGGCATACGACCATACGGTGTTGGATCAAAGCGCGGCGGAAATTGTCGATACCGCCAAGCGTACCAATTCCGAGGTGCATGGCCCCATTCCGTTGCCCACGCGAATTGAACGCTATACGGTGCTGTCTAGTCCGCATATCGACAAGAAGGCCCGGCAGCAATACGAAATTCGCACGCACAAGCGGGTGATCGACATTGTGCAGGCGACGGCAAAAACGATTGAAGCCTTGAACAAGTTAAGTTTGCCCGCTGGCGTGGATATTAAAATCAAAGCCAGCAGCAGCAGATAA